The region GAAGGTCTGAAGGTCATTGACCAACTCGGGCAATTGCTCGGGAAGATCGATCACCTTCTGGAAACCGGCGCCAATGATGTCATGGTGGTCAAGCCTTACGCTGGGAGCCTGGATGATCGCGAACGCCTGTTGCCCTATACGGAGCAATGCGTGTTGGCCGTTGACCTTGCCGCAGGCGAGATGAAGGTGGAATGGGATGCGGACTTCTAAGCGTGGCTAATTTGCGCGTAGAAGTGATCAGTTTGTTTCCCGAGATGTTCTCCGCCATCAGCGAGTACGGCATCACCAGTCGTGCGGTGAAACAGGGGCTGTTGCAGCTCACCTGTTGGAATCCGCGAGACTACACGACGGATCGACATCACACTGTGGACGATCGCCCATTTGGCGGTGGTCCGGGCATGGTGATGAAGATCAAACCCCTGGAAGACGCTCTGGTTCAGGCCAAAGCAGCAGCCGGGGAGGCGGCGAAGGTTATTTACTTGTCCCCCCAAGGCCGTCAACTGAATCAGTCGGCGGTACGCGAGTTGGCGAATCTGGATGCATTGATCCTGATTGCTGGTCGCTATGAAGGCATTGACGAGCGTTTTATTGAAGCTCATGTCGATGAAGAGTGGTCGATTGGCGACTATGTACTGTCTGGCGGCGAGCTGCCGGCGATGGTCCTGATCGATGCGGTTACACGGCTGCTGCCCGGAGCTTTAGGGCATGCGGACTCCGCCGAGGAAGATTCCTTTACGGATGGTCTGCTGGATTGCCCGCACTACACCCGACCGGAGGTGTATGCGGATCAGCGTGTTCCCGACGTGTTGCTAAGTGGCAATCACGCGCATATCCGGCGTTGGCGTTTACAGCAGTCCCTTGGTAGGACCTTTGAACGACGCGCCGATCTTCTGGAAAGCCGCTCGCTTTCTGGAGAAGAGAAGAAGCTGCTCGAGGAATACATCCGCGAGCGGGACGATAGTTAACAACGTATCGATGGTAGATCCGACGATTTACCTTAGGAGCACAGCATGACTAACAAAATCATCCTTGCACTCGAAGCAGAGCAGATGACCAAAGAGATCCCTACCTTTGCCCCGGGCGACACTGTTGTCGTTCAGGTGAAAGTGAAGGAAGGCGACCGTTCGCGTCTGCAAGCGTTCGAAGGTGTTGTTATCGCCAAGCGTAACCGCGGCGTAAACAGTGCTTTCACCGTTCGTAAAATCTCCAACGGTGTTGGCGTAGAGCGTACTTTCCAGACCTACAGCCCGCAAATCGACAGCATGGCCGTTAAACGTCGCGGTGACGTGCGTAAAGCCAAGCTGTACTACCTGCGTGACCTGTCCGGTAAAGCAGCTCGCATCAAGGAAAAACTGGCTTAAGTCCAGCTTCCGATGCAAAAAAAAGCAGCCTGCGGGCTGCTTTTTTGTTGTCCTCGATTTATACGTGCAACGGTTCCGTGAGCGTATGGGCTGTGAAAGACTGTCCGCCACTTTCCTGTTGCTTGTTTACCTGAGCCTTTATGCCCGCCATCGATCATCCGCTGATAGACCAGTTCCTCGACGCCCTGTGGCTGGAAAAAGGCCTGTCCGATAACACCCGCGACGCTTATCGCAGCGACTTGGCCTTGTTCAATGGCTGGATGCAGGAAAAGAACCTGGAGCTTATCAACGCGGGTCGCGAGCTGATCCTTGATCACCTGGCCTGGCGTCTTGAGCAAAACTACCAACCGCGCTCAACGGCGCGCTTTCTCTCCGGGGTGCGGGGTTTCTATCGTTATCTGCTGCGGGAAAAGCTGATTGCCGTCGATCCGACGCTGCGCATAGATATGCCGCAGCTCGGTAGGCCGCTTCCCAAGTCTTTGTCGGAGGCAGATGTTGACGCACTGCTGAAGGCCCCTGATTTGAGCGAAGCCATCGGCCAGCGTGATCGCGCCATGCTTGAAGTGTTGTACGCGTGCGGTTTGCGGGTGACAGAACTGATCAGTTTGACGCTGGAACAAGTGAACTTGCGACAAGGGGTGTTGCGAGTAATGGGCAAGGGCAGCAAAGAGCGGTTGGTGCCGATGGGAGAGGAAGCGATTGTCTGGGTCGAGCGCTATATGCGCGATGCGCGTGGCGAACTGCTCGGCGGACGCCCCAGCGATGTGCTGTTTCCCAGCCTGCGCGGTGAGCAGATGACCCGGCAGACGTTCTGGCATCGCATCAAGCATCAGGCCAAGGTCGCGGGAATCGGTAAATCGCTGTCACCGCACACCTTGCGCCACGCCTTTGCCACGCACTTGCTCAACCACGGCGCTGACTTACGGGTGGTACAGATGCTGCTCGGTCACAGTGACCTGTCGACGACCCAGATTTACACCCACGTTGCCCGTGCGCGTCTACAAGACTTGCACGCCAAACATCACCCACGCGGCTGACGCCTGTGAGGTGAGCGTTTGTGGGGCGCGCTGATGATTTCCCACCTCTCGGGGTCTTGCGTCAGGCGCATTCGGCCACAGGGGCCTTATGTGGTAGGCTTTGCCGGTTTGCAAGATGGGCGGTTATGACCCGGTGTTTCGGCACGGGCGTTCTGACCGTCCCATTTGACCGTCCTCAGGAGTTCTCATGCGTCTGACCCCTATTTTCGCCGCCGCCGCTATTGCGTTGGTCAGCACCTTTGCCGTCGCCGATGATGCGGCCGACAAAGCCATTCGTAAAAGCCTGGAAAACCTCCAGCTCGACGTACCGGTCGAAAGCATCTCCGCCAGCCCTTTGCCGGGTATGTACGAAGTCAAGCTCAAGGGCAGCCGCGTGCTATACGCCACTGCTGATGGCCAGTACATCGTCCAGGGCTACCTGTTCCAGCTCAAGGACGGCAAACCGGTCAACCTGACCGAGAAGGCCGAACGCCTGGGTATTTCCAAACTGATCAACGAGATTCCGGTCGCAGACACCGTGGTCTACCCGGCTATCGGTGAAACCAAGTCGCACATCACCGTGTTCACCGACACCACGTGCCCGTACTGCCACAAACTGCACGCCGAAGTGCCAGAGCTGAACAAGCGCGGTATCGAAGTGCGTTATGTGGCGTTCCCACGCCAGGGCCTGGGCTCGCCGGGCGACGAACAACTGCAAGCCGTCTGGTGCTCCAAGGACAAGAAAGCCGCGATGGACCAGATGGTCAACGGCAAGGAAATCAAGGCCGCCAAATGCGATAACCCGGTTTCCAAGCAGTTCGCTTTGGGTCAGTCGATTGGGGTGAACGGTACACCGGCCATCGTTTTGGCCGACGGCCAGGTCATTCCGGGCTACCAGCCTGCACCACAAGTCGCCAAACTGGCGCTGGGCGCGAAATAATTTCGTATCGTCACGGTCAGCCTTTGACGATCATGGTTCGGCGCCAGCGTGCGTCGCGTCATCAATAGAGAGCCGCGTGCATGCGGTTGTTTTCACGGCCGACCTTGAGTCGGCCGTTTTATGGGGAGTTCACAGTGAAACCGGTCAAAGTAGGCATCTGTGGGTTAGGGACCGTCGGTGGCGGAACCTTCAACGTACTTCAGCGCAACGCCGAGGAAATTGCTCGTCGTGCCGGGCGTGGAATCGAAGTGGCACAAATTGCCACGCGCACGCCAAAGCCTCAGTTCCAGACGACCGGTATTGCGATTACCAACGATGTCTTCGAAGTGGCCACGAACCCTGAGATCGATATCGTTATTGAGCTGGTGGGCGGCTACATCGTTGCCCGCGAGCTGGTACTCAAAGCGATCGAGAACGGAAAACACGTGGTCACCGCGAACAAGGCACTGATCGCCGTTCACGGTAATGAAATTTTCGCCAAGGCGCGCGAGAAGGGCGTGATCGTTGCGTTCGAAGCCGCAGTGGCCGGTGGCATCCCGGTGATCAAGGCGATCCGCGAGGGCTTGTCCGCTAACCGCATCAACTGGGTTGCCGGCATCATCAACGGCACCGGCAATTTCATCCTCACCGAAATGCGTGAGAAGGGCCGCGCCTTCGAAGACGTTCTCGCCGAGGCGCAAGCGCTGGGTTACGCCGAAGCCGACCCGACCTTTGACGTTGAAGGTATCGATGCCGCGCACAAGCTGACGATTCTGGCGTCTATCGCCTTCGGTATCCCGCTGCAATTCGACAAGGCCTACACCGAAGGCATCACCAAGCTGACCACCGCCGACGTGAACTACGCCGAAGCCTTGGGCTATCGCATCAAGCACCTGGGCGTGGCGCGCAGCACCGCGGCCGGTATCGAGTTGCGTGTACACCCGACGCTGATCCCGGCTGATCGTTTGATCGCTAACGTCAACGGCGTGATGAACGCGGTGATGGTCAACGGCGACGCTGCCGGTTCGACGCTGTTCTACGGTGCTGGCGCCGGCATGGAGCCGACGGCTTCATCGGTGATCGCTGACCTGGTGGACGTGGTGCGTGCCATGACGTCAGACCCGGAAAATCGGGTGCCGCACCTGGCCTTCCAGCCGGATTCGTTGTCGGCGCACCCGATCCTGCCGATCGAAGCCTGCGAAAGTGCTTACTACCTGCGCATCCAGGCCAAGGATCATCCAGGCGTGTTGGCTCAAGTGGCCAGCATCCTGTCGGAGCGCGGTATCAACATCGAATCGATCATGCAGAAGGAAGTCGAAGAACACGACGGCCTGGTGCCGATGATTCTCTTGACCCACCGTGTGCTGGAACAGCACATGAACGACGCGATTGCTGCCCTGGAAGCCTTGGCGGGCGTGGTCGGTCCGGTCGTGCGGATCCGTGTCGAGCACCTGAACTAAGCCGTTATCGTACACCGGGCTCGCGTGCGGGCCTGGGTTTGCGAACACTGTCTATTGGAGCCAGTCATGCGTTATATCAGTACCCGCGGCCAGGCACCGGCCCTGAATTTCGAAGACGTTCTGCTGGCCGGTCTGGCCACTGACGGCGGCCTGTATGTGCCGGAATGCCTGCCACGTTTTACTCAGGAAGAAATCGCTTCCTGGGCCGGTTTGCCTTATCACGAACTGGCTTTTCGGGTAATGCGCCCGTTCGTTGCCGGCAGTATCCCGGATGCCGATTTCAAAAAAATCCTTGAAGAAACTTACGGCGTGTTTTCCCACAGCGCCGTTGCGCCGTTGCGTCAGCTGAATGGCAACGAGTGGGTGCTGGAACTGTTCCACGGCCCGACCCTGGCGTTCAAGGACTTCGCCTTGCAATTGCTCGGTCGCTTGCTCGACTACGTACTGGAAAAACGCGGCGAACGTGTGGTGATCGTCGGTGCGACCTCCGGGGATACCGGTTCGGCCGCCATTGAAGGCTGCAAGCACTGCGATAACGTCGACATCTTTATCCTGCACCCGCACAACCGTGTGTCCGAAGTGCAGCGTCGGCAGATGACCACCATTTTTGGTGAGAACATCCATAACATCGCCATCGAAGGCAATTTCGATGACTGCCAGGAAATGATCAAAAACAGCTTCGCCGACCAGAGTTTCCTCAAGGGCACGCGCCTGGTCGCGGTGAACTCGATCAACTGGGCGCGGATCATGGCCCAGATCGTTTACTACTTCCATGCAGCTCTGCAACTGGGCGGCCCTGCACGTTCAGTATCGTTTTCGGTGCCGACCGGCAATTTCGGCGATATTTTTGCCGGTTACCTGGCGCGCAACATGGGGCTGCCGATCAACCAGTTGATCGTCGCCACTAACCGCAACGACATTCTGCACCGCTTCATGAGTGGCAATCAGTACGTCAAAGAAACGCTGCACGCGACCCTGTCGCCCTCGATGGACATCATGGTGTCGTCGAACTTCGAACGCCTTTTGTTCGACTTGCACGGTCGCAACGGCGCCGCGATTGCCGGTCTGATGGACAGTTTCAAGCAAGGTGGTGGTTTCAGCGTCGAACAAGAGCGTTGGACCGAAGCCCGTAAACTGTTCGACTCCCTCGCCGTGGATAACGCGCAAACCTGCGAAACCATTGCAGAAGTTTTCGCGCAGACCGGTGAACTGCTGGATCCGCACACAGCTATCGGTGTAAAAGCCGCACGCGAATGCCGTCGCAGCCTGGATATCCCGATGGTAATCCTGGGGACGGCGCATCCGGTCAAGTTTCCGGACGCAGTGGAAAAAGCAGGTGTAGGAAAAGCACTTGAGCTACCTGCACATCTTTCTGATTTGTTTGAGAGAGATGAGCGCTGCACAGTTCTGCCAAATGACCTGAAAGCCGTGCAGGCCTTTGTGAGTCAGCATGGCAACCGAGGCAAGCCTTTGTAGACCCAAAAACCTGTCACATTTTGAAGCCCGTCTCCTGACGGGCTTTCTTGTTTCTGCGTGCCACACTTGTCTCGTTTCCGCCCTTGAAGGACGGGCGAGTTGATCACGAAGGAAGTGGCAATGCGGTTTTTTAGAGGATTTAGATCAGCCGTGTGCTGGTTGTTTTTGTTGGGCACCCTGGGCTTTTGGCCGTGTGGATGGGCGGCACAATTGGTGGTACATGAGTCCAGGGCGCCTGTTGCAGGCCACGCGATTGGGCTAAGTGCGGCGGAGTTGCAGTGGGTGCGTGAACACCCCCGCGTA is a window of Pseudomonas sp. DC1.2 DNA encoding:
- a CDS encoding homoserine dehydrogenase, with the translated sequence MKPVKVGICGLGTVGGGTFNVLQRNAEEIARRAGRGIEVAQIATRTPKPQFQTTGIAITNDVFEVATNPEIDIVIELVGGYIVARELVLKAIENGKHVVTANKALIAVHGNEIFAKAREKGVIVAFEAAVAGGIPVIKAIREGLSANRINWVAGIINGTGNFILTEMREKGRAFEDVLAEAQALGYAEADPTFDVEGIDAAHKLTILASIAFGIPLQFDKAYTEGITKLTTADVNYAEALGYRIKHLGVARSTAAGIELRVHPTLIPADRLIANVNGVMNAVMVNGDAAGSTLFYGAGAGMEPTASSVIADLVDVVRAMTSDPENRVPHLAFQPDSLSAHPILPIEACESAYYLRIQAKDHPGVLAQVASILSERGINIESIMQKEVEEHDGLVPMILLTHRVLEQHMNDAIAALEALAGVVGPVVRIRVEHLN
- the trmD gene encoding tRNA (guanosine(37)-N1)-methyltransferase TrmD, translating into MGCGLLSVANLRVEVISLFPEMFSAISEYGITSRAVKQGLLQLTCWNPRDYTTDRHHTVDDRPFGGGPGMVMKIKPLEDALVQAKAAAGEAAKVIYLSPQGRQLNQSAVRELANLDALILIAGRYEGIDERFIEAHVDEEWSIGDYVLSGGELPAMVLIDAVTRLLPGALGHADSAEEDSFTDGLLDCPHYTRPEVYADQRVPDVLLSGNHAHIRRWRLQQSLGRTFERRADLLESRSLSGEEKKLLEEYIRERDDS
- the thrC gene encoding threonine synthase codes for the protein MRYISTRGQAPALNFEDVLLAGLATDGGLYVPECLPRFTQEEIASWAGLPYHELAFRVMRPFVAGSIPDADFKKILEETYGVFSHSAVAPLRQLNGNEWVLELFHGPTLAFKDFALQLLGRLLDYVLEKRGERVVIVGATSGDTGSAAIEGCKHCDNVDIFILHPHNRVSEVQRRQMTTIFGENIHNIAIEGNFDDCQEMIKNSFADQSFLKGTRLVAVNSINWARIMAQIVYYFHAALQLGGPARSVSFSVPTGNFGDIFAGYLARNMGLPINQLIVATNRNDILHRFMSGNQYVKETLHATLSPSMDIMVSSNFERLLFDLHGRNGAAIAGLMDSFKQGGGFSVEQERWTEARKLFDSLAVDNAQTCETIAEVFAQTGELLDPHTAIGVKAARECRRSLDIPMVILGTAHPVKFPDAVEKAGVGKALELPAHLSDLFERDERCTVLPNDLKAVQAFVSQHGNRGKPL
- the dsbC gene encoding bifunctional protein-disulfide isomerase/oxidoreductase DsbC, with protein sequence MRLTPIFAAAAIALVSTFAVADDAADKAIRKSLENLQLDVPVESISASPLPGMYEVKLKGSRVLYATADGQYIVQGYLFQLKDGKPVNLTEKAERLGISKLINEIPVADTVVYPAIGETKSHITVFTDTTCPYCHKLHAEVPELNKRGIEVRYVAFPRQGLGSPGDEQLQAVWCSKDKKAAMDQMVNGKEIKAAKCDNPVSKQFALGQSIGVNGTPAIVLADGQVIPGYQPAPQVAKLALGAK
- the xerD gene encoding site-specific tyrosine recombinase XerD is translated as MPAIDHPLIDQFLDALWLEKGLSDNTRDAYRSDLALFNGWMQEKNLELINAGRELILDHLAWRLEQNYQPRSTARFLSGVRGFYRYLLREKLIAVDPTLRIDMPQLGRPLPKSLSEADVDALLKAPDLSEAIGQRDRAMLEVLYACGLRVTELISLTLEQVNLRQGVLRVMGKGSKERLVPMGEEAIVWVERYMRDARGELLGGRPSDVLFPSLRGEQMTRQTFWHRIKHQAKVAGIGKSLSPHTLRHAFATHLLNHGADLRVVQMLLGHSDLSTTQIYTHVARARLQDLHAKHHPRG
- the rplS gene encoding 50S ribosomal protein L19: MTNKIILALEAEQMTKEIPTFAPGDTVVVQVKVKEGDRSRLQAFEGVVIAKRNRGVNSAFTVRKISNGVGVERTFQTYSPQIDSMAVKRRGDVRKAKLYYLRDLSGKAARIKEKLA